In Dryobates pubescens isolate bDryPub1 chromosome 8, bDryPub1.pri, whole genome shotgun sequence, a genomic segment contains:
- the MMRN2 gene encoding multimerin-2 isoform X2: protein MLVKLLLICNIIGLAKLVKHRDHHGYHDGSVHSSQPHISEISAYPQRTPLSHEEGGYWEAEGLRENTQDRPSSVISHQEDIEDFEAVSPQSQNGNWCPFMHSRLVTYIEACMKEKYIVNSQQPCLNGAPDCQRIMYRTALKPVYQVKQKVLKSLQWKCCPGFIGEDCKQQDPNFILVPENQTEEQEEEELSNQMSSVDSREMLEVIQNHEALLDDLQSDIHQAVSNLGDLQRIFENNGTSMVLEVNQSNSGPQERLLQQVLFPHVENFLRKHFNPMWTSFNRSLQNLSNVVRNLSHDVEANKKNIERFQESTVPKKEFQELGTKFDSKVQENIVKVDQVKRDIENQLQMQQASIHYNLNAIKADTDTKLKKIHKVQQSHFLALNDSIANMKQEQNNLESKFETLKKNLTELSSHHGPKDENTQLTIRQINDILAGHAKQLKELYMESDVAFQNIEVLEKWFKEMKKNISKYRPEDLTVTLMEKSFIMEENKAAIEGQISELNYTLSNLRENYSDLLRYMEECNCQRVSSDTDVLEEDLQNTTYSLEGTQSNFKDMKHLESVFRDLLRNEIEELSSAFPSIHQSLNLRQEENRQLQLQVTAFAEDISILKKRDEEIHQHIKYLNSSFVSLLKDAMRHETALEALLGEELMEVLFEEDPSILITSVFQLQESLRHISDKIQEQNRTLESLTKRFHLLERGQQNNHDARTYPKHPKEETQTSSTVDEVRSQYSVAEHMEPNYEAAKDDSLDSSAYNDIMTLKNDIKYLSLAIKRHESRSDTNFCCNHTIANVIEPLNISVENFSADLAILKQKLEEHLLIFKKLFGNSEELVASNISLDVTKIQSMLTRKVRRQQKGQDKQRDKKKPEKHRENMETISGRNTVHTGLLEKDSLVAFHVGFTGMDNKKTLRFNETYLNYGNGYFPEDGYFKAPHKGVYLFVVSVEFSSGPALGHLSFSRGYKRTLSSSQRKTPNGNTMTTFAMAEMEKGERVCFELLQGSVVRQSPPGTTMAGFLIFKT, encoded by the exons atgctAGTGAAGCTTTTACTCATCTGTAATATAATTGGATTGGCAAAGCTGGTCAAACACAGAGACCATCATGGATATCATGATGGCTCAGTGCACAGCTCACAGCCACACATTTCTGAGATCTCTGCATACCCTCAGAGGACTCCTCTGTCACATGAAGAAGGAGGTTATTGGGAGGCAGAGGGGCTCAGGGAGAATACTCAAGATCGCCCTTCAAGTGTGATCTCACATCAGGAAGACATAGAGGATTTTGAAGCCGTGAGCCCACAATCCCAAAACGG AAACTGGTGTCCCTTCATGCACTCCCGGCTGGTAACATACATAGAGGCCTGCATGAAAGAGAAGTACATTGTAAACTCCCAACAGCCCTGCCTAAATGGAGCACCAGACTGCCAGAGGATCAT GTACAGGACAGCTCTGAAGCCAGTCTATCAAGTAAAACAGAAGGTTTTGAAGTCTTTACAGTGGAAATGCTGTCCTGGATTTATTGGCGAAGACTGTAAACAGCAGG ATCCCAATTTTATTCTGGTGCCAGAAAATCAAACTGAAGAACAAGAAGAAGAGGAGCTCTCAAACCAGA TGTCATCAGTGGATTCAAGAGAAATGTTGGAAGTCATTCAAAATCATGAGGCTttactggatgatcttcaaagtgATATTCATCAAGCAGTCAGCAACTTAGGTGACTTACAGAGAATATTTGAAAACAACGGTACAAGCATGGTGTTAGAAGTGAACCAGAGCAATTCAG GTCCACAGGAAAGGCTTCTGCAGCAAGTTTTGTTTCCCCATGTGGAGAATTTTCTAAGGAAACATTTTAACCCCATGTGGACAAGCTTCAACAGAAGCTTACAGAATCTGTCAAACGTGGTAAGAAACCTGTCCCATGATGTGGAAGCCAACAAGAAAAACATAGAAAGGTTCCAGGAGAGTACTGTGCCCAAGAAGGAATTCCAGGAGCTGGGAACTAAGTTTGACTCCAAAGTCCAAGAAAACATAGTGAAAGTCGATCAAGTGAAAAGAGATATAGAAAACCAACTGCAAATGCAGCAGGCTAGTATTCACTATAACCTCAATGCAATCAAGGCAGATACTGACACAAAGCTCAAGAAGATTCATAAAGTACAGCAGTCCCATTTCTTAGCTCTGAATGACAGTATAGCAAACATGAAACAGGAGCAAAACAATCTTGAAAGTAAGTTTGAGActttgaaaaaaaatttaaCAGAACTCTCCTCACATCATGGTCCCAAAGATGAGAATACCCAGTTAACCATCAGACAAATAAATGACATTCTGGCAGGGCATGCAAAGCAGCTTAAAGAACTTTACATGGAGTCAGATGTGGCTTTTCAGAATATTGAAGTTTTAGAGAAGTGGTTTaaggagatgaaaaaaaatatctcaaagTATAGGCCAGAAGATCTTACAGTAACTCTAATGGAGAAATCATTTATtatggaagaaaacaaagcagcaataGAAGGGCAAATATCAGAGCTCAACTATACTCTCTCAAATCTTCGGGAAAACTATTCAGATCTGTTGAGGTACATGGAGGAATGCAATTGCCAGAGAGTATCTTCTGACACTGATGTACTGGAAGAAGACTTACAGAATACCACTTATTCCCTTGAAGGCACTCAATCAAACTTCAAGGATATGAAGCACTTAGAGTCAGTTTTCAGAGATCTCTTAAGGAATGAAATTGAAGAGCTTTCTTCAGCTTTTCCATCTATCCATCAGTCCCTTAATCTGCGTCAAGAAGAAAACAGGCAGCTTCAGTTGCAAGTCACAGCTTTTGCAGAAGACATCAGCATTTTGAAAAAGAGAGATGAAGAAATTCATCAACACATCAAGTATCTCAATAgctcttttgtttctcttttaaaagATGCCATGCGGCATGAAACAGCACTGGAAGCTTTACTAGGAGAAGAACTTATGGAAGTCTTGTTTGAAGAAGATCCTAGTATCCTAATAACATCAGTATTTCAGCTGCAAGAATCTCTCAGACATATCTCAGATAAAATCCAAGAACAAAATAGAACTTTAGAATCTCTTACAAAGAGATTTCATCTCTTGGAGAGAGGTCAACAGAATAACCACGATGCTCGTACATATCCTAAGCATCCCAAAGAAGAAACACAAACTTCCTCTACTGTAGATGAAGTCAGAAGTCAATACAGTGTTGCAGAACATATGGAACCTAACTATGAAGCTGCCAAAGATGACTCTTTGGATAGCTCAGCTTATAATGATATCATGACTCTGAAGAATGACATCAAATACCTGAGCCTGGCAATCAAGAGGCACGAATCTAGGAGTGACACAAACTTCTGCTGCAATCATACAATAGCAAATGTAATTGAGCCACTCAACATTTCTGTGGAGAATTTCTCAGCAGATTTAGCAATCCTCAAGCAGAAGCTGGAGGAACATCTGCTGATTTTTAAAAAGCTATTTGGAAACAGTGAAGAATTAGTTGCCTCAAACATAAGTCTGGATGTCACAAAGATACAGTCAATGCTGACTAGAAAAGTGAGGCGGCAACAGAAAGGTCAAGACAAACAAAGGGACAAGAAAAAGCCTGAGAAGCACAGGGAAAATATGGAAACAATAAGTGGAAGAAATACAGTGCATACAGGACTTTTGGAAAAAG ACTCATTGGTGGCATTTCATGTGGGATTCACAGGAATGGATAACAAAAAAACTCTGAGGTTTAATGAAACATACCTCAATTATGGAAATGGTTATTTCCCTGAAGATGGTTACTTCAAAGCACCACATAAAGGTGTCTATCTGTTCGTCGTCTCTGTGGAGTTCAGTTCAGGGCCAGCATTAGGACATCTCTCCTTTAGCCGAGGGTACAAAAgaactctctcaagcagtcAGAGGAAAACACCAAATGGAAACACCATGACTACTTTTGCTATGGCAGAaatggagaagggagaaagagtaTGCTTTGaattgctgcagggctctgtagTGAGACAGAGTCCACCTGGGACCACAATGGCTGGATTCTTAATATTTAAAACTTGA
- the MMRN2 gene encoding multimerin-2 isoform X1, with translation MKEKYIVNSQQPCLNGAPDCQRIMYRTALKPVYQVKQKVLKSLQWKCCPGFIGEDCKQQDPNFILVPENQTEEQEEEELSNQSPQERLLQQVLFPHVENFLRKHFNPMWTSFNRSLQNLSNVVRNLSHDVEANKKNIERFQESTVPKKEFQELGTKFDSKVQENIVKVDQVKRDIENQLQMQQASIHYNLNAIKADTDTKLKKIHKVQQSHFLALNDSIANMKQEQNNLESKFETLKKNLTELSSHHGPKDENTQLTIRQINDILAGHAKQLKELYMESDVAFQNIEVLEKWFKEMKKNISKYRPEDLTVTLMEKSFIMEENKAAIEGQISELNYTLSNLRENYSDLLRYMEECNCQRVSSDTDVLEEDLQNTTYSLEGTQSNFKDMKHLESVFRDLLRNEIEELSSAFPSIHQSLNLRQEENRQLQLQVTAFAEDISILKKRDEEIHQHIKYLNSSFVSLLKDAMRHETALEALLGEELMEVLFEEDPSILITSVFQLQESLRHISDKIQEQNRTLESLTKRFHLLERGQQNNHDARTYPKHPKEETQTSSTVDEVRSQYSVAEHMEPNYEAAKDDSLDSSAYNDIMTLKNDIKYLSLAIKRHESRSDTNFCCNHTIANVIEPLNISVENFSADLAILKQKLEEHLLIFKKLFGNSEELVASNISLDVTKIQSMLTRKVRRQQKGQDKQRDKKKPEKHRENMETISGRNTVHTGLLEKDSLVAFHVGFTGMDNKKTLRFNETYLNYGNGYFPEDGYFKAPHKGVYLFVVSVEFSSGPALGHLSFSRGYKRTLSSSQRKTPNGNTMTTFAMAEMEKGERVCFELLQGSVVRQSPPGTTMAGFLIFKT, from the exons ATGAAAGAGAAGTACATTGTAAACTCCCAACAGCCCTGCCTAAATGGAGCACCAGACTGCCAGAGGATCAT GTACAGGACAGCTCTGAAGCCAGTCTATCAAGTAAAACAGAAGGTTTTGAAGTCTTTACAGTGGAAATGCTGTCCTGGATTTATTGGCGAAGACTGTAAACAGCAGG ATCCCAATTTTATTCTGGTGCCAGAAAATCAAACTGAAGAACAAGAAGAAGAGGAGCTCTCAAACCAGA GTCCACAGGAAAGGCTTCTGCAGCAAGTTTTGTTTCCCCATGTGGAGAATTTTCTAAGGAAACATTTTAACCCCATGTGGACAAGCTTCAACAGAAGCTTACAGAATCTGTCAAACGTGGTAAGAAACCTGTCCCATGATGTGGAAGCCAACAAGAAAAACATAGAAAGGTTCCAGGAGAGTACTGTGCCCAAGAAGGAATTCCAGGAGCTGGGAACTAAGTTTGACTCCAAAGTCCAAGAAAACATAGTGAAAGTCGATCAAGTGAAAAGAGATATAGAAAACCAACTGCAAATGCAGCAGGCTAGTATTCACTATAACCTCAATGCAATCAAGGCAGATACTGACACAAAGCTCAAGAAGATTCATAAAGTACAGCAGTCCCATTTCTTAGCTCTGAATGACAGTATAGCAAACATGAAACAGGAGCAAAACAATCTTGAAAGTAAGTTTGAGActttgaaaaaaaatttaaCAGAACTCTCCTCACATCATGGTCCCAAAGATGAGAATACCCAGTTAACCATCAGACAAATAAATGACATTCTGGCAGGGCATGCAAAGCAGCTTAAAGAACTTTACATGGAGTCAGATGTGGCTTTTCAGAATATTGAAGTTTTAGAGAAGTGGTTTaaggagatgaaaaaaaatatctcaaagTATAGGCCAGAAGATCTTACAGTAACTCTAATGGAGAAATCATTTATtatggaagaaaacaaagcagcaataGAAGGGCAAATATCAGAGCTCAACTATACTCTCTCAAATCTTCGGGAAAACTATTCAGATCTGTTGAGGTACATGGAGGAATGCAATTGCCAGAGAGTATCTTCTGACACTGATGTACTGGAAGAAGACTTACAGAATACCACTTATTCCCTTGAAGGCACTCAATCAAACTTCAAGGATATGAAGCACTTAGAGTCAGTTTTCAGAGATCTCTTAAGGAATGAAATTGAAGAGCTTTCTTCAGCTTTTCCATCTATCCATCAGTCCCTTAATCTGCGTCAAGAAGAAAACAGGCAGCTTCAGTTGCAAGTCACAGCTTTTGCAGAAGACATCAGCATTTTGAAAAAGAGAGATGAAGAAATTCATCAACACATCAAGTATCTCAATAgctcttttgtttctcttttaaaagATGCCATGCGGCATGAAACAGCACTGGAAGCTTTACTAGGAGAAGAACTTATGGAAGTCTTGTTTGAAGAAGATCCTAGTATCCTAATAACATCAGTATTTCAGCTGCAAGAATCTCTCAGACATATCTCAGATAAAATCCAAGAACAAAATAGAACTTTAGAATCTCTTACAAAGAGATTTCATCTCTTGGAGAGAGGTCAACAGAATAACCACGATGCTCGTACATATCCTAAGCATCCCAAAGAAGAAACACAAACTTCCTCTACTGTAGATGAAGTCAGAAGTCAATACAGTGTTGCAGAACATATGGAACCTAACTATGAAGCTGCCAAAGATGACTCTTTGGATAGCTCAGCTTATAATGATATCATGACTCTGAAGAATGACATCAAATACCTGAGCCTGGCAATCAAGAGGCACGAATCTAGGAGTGACACAAACTTCTGCTGCAATCATACAATAGCAAATGTAATTGAGCCACTCAACATTTCTGTGGAGAATTTCTCAGCAGATTTAGCAATCCTCAAGCAGAAGCTGGAGGAACATCTGCTGATTTTTAAAAAGCTATTTGGAAACAGTGAAGAATTAGTTGCCTCAAACATAAGTCTGGATGTCACAAAGATACAGTCAATGCTGACTAGAAAAGTGAGGCGGCAACAGAAAGGTCAAGACAAACAAAGGGACAAGAAAAAGCCTGAGAAGCACAGGGAAAATATGGAAACAATAAGTGGAAGAAATACAGTGCATACAGGACTTTTGGAAAAAG ACTCATTGGTGGCATTTCATGTGGGATTCACAGGAATGGATAACAAAAAAACTCTGAGGTTTAATGAAACATACCTCAATTATGGAAATGGTTATTTCCCTGAAGATGGTTACTTCAAAGCACCACATAAAGGTGTCTATCTGTTCGTCGTCTCTGTGGAGTTCAGTTCAGGGCCAGCATTAGGACATCTCTCCTTTAGCCGAGGGTACAAAAgaactctctcaagcagtcAGAGGAAAACACCAAATGGAAACACCATGACTACTTTTGCTATGGCAGAaatggagaagggagaaagagtaTGCTTTGaattgctgcagggctctgtagTGAGACAGAGTCCACCTGGGACCACAATGGCTGGATTCTTAATATTTAAAACTTGA